In Zea mays cultivar B73 chromosome 7, Zm-B73-REFERENCE-NAM-5.0, whole genome shotgun sequence, the following proteins share a genomic window:
- the LOC100279493 gene encoding Membrane protein PM19L-like, giving the protein MAGIGRNMVAPLLVLNLIMYIIVIGFASWNLNHFINGQTNYPGVAGNGATFYFLVFAILAGVVGAASKLAGVHHVRAWRHDSLATNAASSLIAWAITALAFGLACKEIHIGGHRGWRLRVLEAFVIILAFTQLLYVLMLHTGLFGGSGGYRDHDYGVGGAAGEPKGVTRV; this is encoded by the exons ATGGCCGGAATTGGCAGGAACATGGTGGCGCCGCTCCTGGTGCTCAACCTCATCATGTACATCATCGTCATCGGCTTCGCGAGCTGGAACCTGAACCACTTCATCAACGGGCAGACCAACTACCCCG GCGTGGCCGGCAACGGCGCGACGTTCTACTTCCTGGTGTTCGCCATCCTGGCCGGCGTGGTGGGCGCGGCGTCCAAGCTGGCGGGCGTGCACCACGTGCGCGCCTGGCGCCACGACAGCCTGGCCACCAACGCCGCGTCGTCGCTCATCGCCTGGGCCatcacggcgctcgccttcgggcTGGCCTGCAAGGAGATCCACATCGGCGGACACCGCGGCTGGCGCCTGCGCGTGCTGGAGGCCTTCGTCATCATCCTCGCCTTCACGCAGCTCCTCTACGTGCTCATGCTCCACacgggcctcttcggcggcagcggTGGCTACCGGGACCACGACTACGGCGTCGGCGGCGCGGCCGGCGAGCCCAAGGGGGTCACCAGGGTCTGA